One window of the Leptospira koniambonensis genome contains the following:
- a CDS encoding TetR/AcrR family transcriptional regulator — protein sequence MDFAEKKNRLRVLLGASRVFQRKGYAKTRMEDLVEESKIGKKALYEYYSNKEEVLKAAAEYRQTKAAFKLKRIRNNQALDFSKRFVKMRKELLDVCRPSHFALWKELQDQIPEIWRMVKAKRVQLIDAEIESFLEEGKKLGEFRADLRPDLFIMALIACSDAIYKWEQNPTERRANISELDNIFLYGIIRRGKETLKSS from the coding sequence ATGGACTTCGCCGAGAAAAAAAATAGGCTCCGAGTTTTACTCGGGGCATCTCGGGTCTTTCAACGGAAAGGTTATGCGAAAACTAGAATGGAGGACCTTGTAGAAGAGTCCAAGATCGGAAAAAAGGCCTTATACGAATATTATTCTAATAAGGAAGAAGTTTTAAAGGCCGCTGCCGAATATAGACAAACCAAGGCTGCCTTTAAACTTAAAAGAATTCGAAACAACCAAGCTCTGGACTTCTCTAAACGATTCGTGAAGATGAGAAAAGAGCTACTGGACGTTTGTAGACCCAGCCATTTTGCATTATGGAAGGAATTGCAGGATCAAATTCCAGAAATATGGAGAATGGTGAAGGCGAAAAGGGTCCAATTAATAGATGCTGAAATTGAAAGCTTCTTGGAAGAGGGGAAAAAATTAGGAGAATTCAGAGCGGACTTGAGGCCCGACTTGTTCATCATGGCATTAATCGCGTGTTCAGATGCGATTTACAAGTGGGAACAAAACCCGACCGAGCGTCGGGCCAATATATCCGAACTGGACAATATTTTTCTTTATGGCATAATACGCAGAGGAAAGGAGACGTTAAAATCGTCTTGA
- a CDS encoding TetR/AcrR family transcriptional regulator, which translates to MHSAVEQELTQEKDEVRERIFEKSFELFLRYGFAKTRMEEIARTLRISRKTLYKHFANKHELLKEVMTDKHLRIHGRIEGIFQDPDKSIKEKIQSMRGCLSSEIPHGMNEFLREIRDQAPDIWKQIQSLKEKNINRTMRKMIETGIKNGEIRSDVNPDIVLLIHSAASEAMFDPNFLAQTPYSIRDLVQELDNIIFYGIVKRDDI; encoded by the coding sequence GTGCACAGCGCCGTGGAACAAGAACTAACCCAAGAGAAGGACGAGGTCCGTGAGAGAATATTTGAAAAATCGTTTGAGCTATTTTTGCGATACGGTTTTGCGAAAACTCGAATGGAAGAGATCGCTCGCACTCTTAGGATAAGTCGTAAAACACTTTATAAACATTTCGCCAATAAACATGAATTGTTAAAAGAAGTGATGACTGATAAACATCTCAGAATTCACGGCAGGATCGAAGGTATCTTCCAAGATCCAGACAAATCCATTAAAGAAAAGATCCAATCAATGAGAGGCTGCCTCTCTTCCGAAATCCCTCACGGAATGAACGAATTTTTAAGAGAGATCCGTGACCAGGCACCTGATATTTGGAAACAAATCCAGTCTCTAAAAGAAAAAAATATAAACAGAACAATGAGAAAGATGATCGAGACTGGCATCAAGAACGGCGAAATTCGTTCTGATGTAAATCCTGATATCGTACTTCTTATCCACTCAGCAGCTTCTGAAGCAATGTTTGATCCAAACTTCTTAGCACAGACCCCATATTCTATTCGAGATCTGGTCCAAGAGTTAGATAATATTATCTTTTACGGGATCGTAAAAAGAGACGATATCTAA
- the leuA2 gene encoding 2-isopropylmalate synthase LeuA2, giving the protein MIIPGQGLKTPPVSPFFMDVTLRDGNQALRKPWNLEEKEIIFKRLVKLGVQGIEVGFASASKQDFEACSYLSSLAPENIAISSLSRAVEKEIDLSWEAIRKAPRPRIHIVYPISDFTIRNVLGISENEVKENIIRSVSYARKLAGNYGEVQFSGEHFGDSLENMDFAVEAFQAALDAGADVVNLPNTVERYRPYLFVAMVRKVAESLPQGSKISVHTHNDLGMATATTVESFFAGATQLETALNGLGERAGNTNTYEVAIALHNCGVKVDLDLQTIYETSRIVSRMSGVPIPEKAPLIGEDVVAHRSGIHQDGVSKTKDMKKGAYRAFDANLIGRPEGDRIAFTSQSGKSAIYEILMQSGISVSKEEASKLQPILKSISESSGGGELSIDEIKTELGKLRLLEGSDRKHLQSS; this is encoded by the coding sequence ATGATCATACCCGGCCAGGGTTTGAAAACTCCACCTGTATCTCCATTCTTCATGGATGTTACATTGAGAGATGGTAACCAAGCATTACGTAAACCTTGGAATCTGGAAGAAAAAGAGATCATATTTAAGAGACTCGTAAAGTTAGGAGTGCAAGGAATAGAAGTTGGATTTGCTTCCGCGAGTAAACAAGACTTTGAAGCTTGCTCTTATCTTTCTTCTTTGGCTCCGGAGAATATAGCGATCTCCAGTCTTTCCAGAGCTGTAGAGAAGGAAATAGATCTTTCTTGGGAAGCGATCAGAAAAGCACCTCGTCCAAGAATTCATATCGTTTATCCAATCAGCGATTTTACGATCAGGAACGTACTAGGAATTTCCGAGAATGAAGTTAAAGAAAATATAATACGATCCGTTTCATACGCACGAAAACTGGCGGGAAATTACGGAGAAGTCCAATTTTCAGGAGAACATTTCGGAGATTCTTTGGAGAATATGGATTTTGCTGTGGAAGCTTTTCAAGCAGCTTTGGATGCAGGCGCAGATGTAGTAAATCTTCCCAATACTGTAGAAAGATACAGACCTTATTTGTTTGTAGCAATGGTCCGAAAAGTTGCAGAGTCATTGCCCCAAGGAAGTAAAATTTCAGTTCATACTCATAACGATTTGGGAATGGCAACAGCCACCACTGTGGAAAGTTTTTTTGCAGGAGCCACTCAATTGGAAACCGCATTAAACGGTTTGGGAGAAAGAGCAGGAAACACAAACACTTACGAAGTTGCAATCGCACTTCATAATTGTGGTGTTAAAGTGGATTTGGATCTTCAAACAATTTATGAAACTTCTCGCATTGTTTCTCGTATGTCAGGAGTTCCTATCCCAGAGAAAGCTCCTTTGATTGGAGAAGACGTGGTCGCTCATAGAAGTGGGATCCACCAAGACGGAGTTTCTAAAACAAAAGATATGAAGAAGGGAGCCTATCGCGCCTTCGATGCAAATTTGATCGGAAGACCGGAAGGAGATAGGATCGCATTCACAAGCCAATCAGGCAAATCTGCAATTTATGAAATTCTAATGCAATCAGGGATCTCTGTTTCCAAAGAAGAAGCTTCCAAATTGCAGCCTATCTTAAAATCTATCTCCGAAAGTTCTGGAGGAGGAGAATTATCGATAGATGAGATCAAAACTGAATTGGGGAAATTAAGATTATTAGAAGGTTCCGATCGTAAACACCTTCAAAGTAGCTGA
- a CDS encoding tetratricopeptide repeat protein yields MDPRLKTALDSLKKGDSNSAKSVLISWTESEPNNPNAFFHLGMCLSQLGEMSPAESALQECIRLEPAHVQAWVGLGVLFARKKDKPKAEFHLSKALELDESDVFAKKNLAAVYTGASKFDRALDLLKDLPESELADSPTLYALAICYVRTNRFEEARETFSKLEIVGIPDQVKKEYLQLKQLLEEKQFEQGGIWSFLKREEDL; encoded by the coding sequence ATGGATCCAAGACTGAAAACCGCATTGGACTCGCTGAAAAAAGGGGACTCTAATTCTGCTAAATCCGTATTGATCTCTTGGACAGAGTCTGAGCCTAATAATCCTAACGCATTCTTTCATTTAGGAATGTGCCTTTCTCAATTGGGCGAAATGTCCCCAGCAGAGTCCGCGCTGCAAGAATGTATTCGTTTGGAACCAGCACATGTCCAGGCCTGGGTTGGACTTGGAGTTCTATTCGCTCGTAAAAAAGATAAACCTAAAGCAGAATTCCATCTTTCTAAAGCTTTAGAATTAGATGAAAGTGATGTATTTGCCAAAAAGAATTTGGCCGCTGTTTATACAGGCGCTTCTAAATTTGATCGTGCATTGGATCTGCTTAAGGATCTTCCCGAATCGGAACTCGCAGATTCCCCTACTCTATACGCATTAGCGATTTGTTATGTAAGAACAAATCGTTTTGAAGAAGCAAGAGAAACTTTCAGTAAACTAGAGATCGTTGGTATCCCAGATCAGGTCAAAAAAGAATATCTCCAACTCAAACAATTGCTGGAAGAGAAACAATTCGAGCAAGGCGGTATCTGGAGCTTTCTGAAAAGAGAAGAAGATCTATAA
- a CDS encoding phage holin family protein → MYRLLFSVLLQSLVVVFVFPLIDSGFRVSNQVWDVIVIVLFFGFLNFVLRWFLVLVTFGVGYLVYLLTLGIAGLVVNAIVLFWIANIFPDKIFVPGFWAAFWGGAILTLANYVAKRESQEEYSRSDRKKKKSH, encoded by the coding sequence ATGTACAGACTTCTTTTTTCCGTTTTACTCCAATCCTTGGTAGTAGTATTCGTTTTTCCTCTGATTGATTCTGGATTTCGTGTCAGCAATCAAGTCTGGGACGTAATAGTAATCGTTCTATTTTTCGGATTTTTAAATTTTGTTTTAAGATGGTTTCTGGTCCTCGTCACTTTTGGCGTAGGATATCTGGTTTATCTTTTAACCTTGGGAATTGCAGGTCTTGTGGTAAATGCAATCGTTCTATTCTGGATCGCTAATATATTTCCTGATAAAATATTCGTACCTGGTTTTTGGGCAGCTTTCTGGGGAGGAGCGATCCTAACCTTGGCAAACTACGTGGCCAAAAGAGAAAGTCAGGAAGAATATTCCAGATCAGATCGTAAAAAGAAAAAGTCCCATTAG
- the epsC gene encoding serine O-acetyltransferase EpsC has translation MIREIQAIFKNDPAARGLEFILYPGLHSILLHKYIAYPLYKIRLKFLARFVSQFNRFLTGIEIHPGAKIGSGLFIDHGMGIVIGGTAEIGDDCILFHGVTLGGTGNHQGKRHPTVGNNVLIGARATVLGPVHVGNNVKIGAEAVVIDHDIPDDCTVVGAPGKIVKLKGKKVKIPLKKTKIV, from the coding sequence ATGATTCGAGAGATCCAAGCAATATTCAAAAACGATCCCGCAGCCAGAGGACTGGAATTTATACTCTATCCGGGATTACATTCCATTTTACTACATAAGTACATTGCATATCCTTTATATAAGATAAGATTAAAATTCCTGGCACGATTTGTTTCCCAGTTCAATCGTTTTCTGACCGGGATAGAGATCCATCCAGGTGCAAAGATTGGCAGTGGACTATTTATAGACCATGGAATGGGGATTGTAATCGGCGGGACCGCGGAAATCGGAGACGATTGTATTTTATTTCACGGAGTTACCTTGGGCGGAACAGGAAACCACCAAGGAAAACGTCATCCTACTGTGGGGAACAATGTGCTTATTGGTGCAAGGGCAACAGTTTTAGGCCCGGTTCATGTTGGCAATAATGTGAAAATAGGTGCAGAAGCAGTGGTTATCGATCATGATATTCCGGATGATTGTACTGTGGTGGGTGCTCCCGGTAAGATCGTGAAATTAAAAGGGAAGAAGGTTAAAATCCCCCTTAAGAAGACCAAAATAGTTTAG
- a CDS encoding TetR/AcrR family transcriptional regulator, whose translation MSKRKPELGQPEGPFERIASTAVRLMYSQGYAGTSINQVIDESESHKASFYRYFQTKEDLGKEYLERQGRDFQVGWERLMEKSETPEEFVHRWMALLKKQVKSGKYFGCPLARFMGSLDKPEPDLAERSSTVLGSWISCLENYFEKHKKALTLPANFDSRKKAELFLKLFQGNSQFYVMTHDPKYFSELEEEMISELKSIIKT comes from the coding sequence ATGAGCAAACGAAAACCGGAACTGGGACAGCCAGAAGGACCTTTCGAAAGGATAGCATCCACTGCTGTTCGCCTAATGTATTCTCAAGGTTATGCTGGAACATCTATCAACCAGGTGATCGATGAATCAGAATCCCATAAGGCAAGTTTTTATAGATATTTCCAAACCAAAGAAGATCTGGGGAAAGAATACTTAGAGCGCCAAGGTAGGGATTTTCAAGTCGGCTGGGAAAGGCTGATGGAAAAATCCGAAACTCCAGAAGAGTTCGTACATAGATGGATGGCTCTTTTAAAAAAGCAGGTCAAATCAGGAAAATATTTTGGATGCCCTCTTGCTCGATTTATGGGAAGCCTAGATAAACCTGAACCAGATCTTGCAGAAAGAAGTTCTACTGTACTCGGATCTTGGATCTCTTGTTTAGAAAATTATTTTGAAAAGCATAAAAAAGCTCTCACACTTCCTGCAAATTTTGATTCCAGAAAAAAAGCAGAACTATTTTTGAAATTATTCCAGGGAAATTCACAATTTTATGTGATGACCCATGATCCTAAATATTTTAGTGAATTAGAAGAAGAAATGATTTCTGAGTTAAAAAGCATCATAAAAACCTAA
- a CDS encoding zinc-dependent alcohol dehydrogenase has translation MQQLLFSKRNRVEWVEVPDPKLSGLNQALVRPLAVARCDLDLPILRGQTLFRPPFPLGHEFVGEILETSEELSSLFPKGTRVAVPFQISCGHCANCETGLTKSCSTVPHTSAYGMGKGAKEFGGAISDSVLIPYAKEMLIPFSNKTDPAAIASISDNIVEAWKLVGIHLKQNKNRSVLVLGGFASSIGLYTAALAKHMGAADLVYVDTDKKRLEIAESYGVKVEQVTSFPKSFGKFDIVADANGSSEGWDCGLRSLGIEGEFGSASIFWTNNIPIPYLELYNNGATIRLGRVRSREWIPEILRLVEEEGFDPSKVTTRKASWSEAADAFLEEETKLIVVR, from the coding sequence ATGCAACAATTGCTATTCTCTAAAAGAAATCGGGTAGAATGGGTAGAAGTCCCTGATCCCAAACTTTCAGGACTTAACCAGGCATTGGTCCGTCCATTGGCTGTTGCCAGATGCGATCTGGATCTTCCAATTTTAAGAGGACAAACATTATTCCGTCCTCCCTTTCCTTTAGGACATGAGTTCGTAGGAGAAATACTAGAAACAAGCGAAGAATTATCTTCCCTATTTCCTAAAGGGACTCGCGTTGCTGTTCCATTCCAAATTTCTTGCGGACATTGTGCAAATTGTGAAACAGGTCTGACTAAAAGTTGCAGCACCGTTCCTCATACGAGTGCTTACGGAATGGGAAAAGGTGCAAAAGAATTTGGTGGAGCGATCTCTGACTCTGTTTTGATCCCTTATGCAAAAGAGATGTTGATCCCTTTTTCTAATAAGACTGATCCCGCAGCGATCGCAAGTATCAGTGATAATATTGTAGAAGCATGGAAGTTAGTCGGTATACATCTAAAACAAAACAAGAATAGATCCGTTCTTGTTTTGGGAGGTTTTGCCTCTAGCATTGGATTGTACACTGCAGCTCTCGCAAAACATATGGGAGCAGCCGACCTTGTATATGTAGACACAGATAAAAAACGTCTGGAGATCGCTGAGTCCTACGGAGTGAAAGTGGAGCAAGTGACTTCTTTTCCTAAAAGTTTTGGTAAGTTTGATATTGTAGCAGATGCAAACGGAAGTTCAGAAGGTTGGGATTGTGGCCTTAGATCTTTAGGAATAGAAGGTGAATTTGGATCCGCTTCTATTTTCTGGACCAATAATATTCCGATCCCTTATTTAGAATTATATAATAATGGAGCAACAATCCGTTTAGGAAGAGTAAGATCCAGAGAATGGATCCCTGAAATTTTGAGATTAGTAGAAGAGGAAGGTTTCGATCCTTCTAAGGTCACCACACGTAAAGCATCTTGGTCGGAAGCGGCGGATGCTTTCCTGGAAGAGGAGACTAAGTTGATCGTTGTGAGATGA
- a CDS encoding DsbA family protein: MEKIKEELSLFSVSLEFKRPDTKHSILYVADPICAWCYGFSPIFQKIREKYSDKIEFTLVLGGLKYGPEVEQFSEEVTEKLKYLWKEVERISKRSFHYDLLQNRNLKYDSEPGSRAVITAQRINPNLSFAFLDKLLESFHSKGKDPSSFETYAEISSELSIPLDEFKELYYREETLLETRNDFNYGYILGVTGFPCLVFSDGLDRGILTKGYSSYEEVDGLLGDYFRSIGQY, from the coding sequence TTGGAAAAGATAAAAGAAGAATTATCTCTGTTCTCTGTGAGCCTTGAATTCAAACGCCCGGATACCAAACATTCTATTCTATACGTAGCCGATCCAATATGTGCATGGTGTTACGGCTTCTCCCCTATTTTCCAAAAGATCAGAGAAAAATACTCGGACAAGATTGAATTCACATTAGTGCTTGGTGGATTAAAATACGGACCTGAAGTGGAACAGTTCAGTGAAGAAGTAACTGAAAAACTAAAATACCTTTGGAAGGAAGTAGAAAGGATCTCTAAAAGAAGTTTCCACTACGATCTGCTCCAAAATAGAAATTTAAAATATGATTCTGAACCTGGCTCCAGAGCAGTCATCACTGCACAAAGGATCAATCCAAATTTATCTTTTGCTTTTTTAGATAAATTACTCGAGAGTTTTCACTCCAAAGGAAAGGATCCAAGTAGTTTCGAAACATATGCGGAGATTTCCTCCGAACTTTCTATTCCATTAGATGAATTTAAAGAATTATACTATAGAGAAGAAACCCTTTTAGAAACCAGAAATGATTTCAACTACGGATATATTTTAGGTGTAACCGGATTTCCTTGTTTGGTATTTTCAGATGGTTTAGATAGAGGTATCTTAACCAAAGGGTATTCTTCCTATGAAGAAGTAGATGGACTTTTAGGGGATTATTTCAGGTCGATTGGGCAGTATTAA
- a CDS encoding LIC10816 family protein has protein sequence MDTVTIFALALLAVPVFARFARVSKDAMNRYHLIGLGGLFLILGEATKITATKVTPIAAVLPMIDIVTAILAYAGVLFGVVWLSLYYVKHPNEI, from the coding sequence ATGGATACAGTGACCATCTTCGCATTAGCGCTTTTGGCTGTTCCTGTGTTTGCCCGGTTTGCCCGAGTATCCAAGGATGCGATGAATCGCTATCACCTAATCGGATTGGGAGGTCTCTTCCTAATTCTTGGTGAAGCTACGAAGATTACTGCGACTAAAGTTACACCTATAGCAGCAGTTCTTCCTATGATTGACATCGTAACTGCGATCCTAGCTTACGCGGGGGTACTTTTCGGGGTAGTGTGGCTGTCGCTCTACTACGTCAAACACCCGAACGAAATCTAA
- a CDS encoding M14 family metallopeptidase produces the protein MDVLSYYLETYEACRKAFLSYKKQLKSKFERFDYECLEIPKDGGELDVYYLGEKKKPAKRLVVMSSGIHGVEGFAGSAFQRRWIEEFLLDDKSPYKLPKNSDFLILHGINAHGFKNFLRVNERNVDLNRNFALKREKLHKKFKNKKYRKIQSFLNPGSEFGNFLFEYVFFIIRFLGVLIRFGAKYVLDAAVNGQYEFPKGIYYGGRKPEPVVRVLRKYFKKVLKPYDRILILDFHTGYGAKNGLSLMHNAENGSKTDKNLKKVFGDFGLLLNEGEEDFYRTSGDFTDFFGKVLGKEKDLFPLTVELGTFGNLNVMGAIRGSFLMISENRIRFHGSKSESEADKVREEFKQMFYPNREDWRLAAMDHVFGIVPEAITRFSKL, from the coding sequence GTGGACGTATTATCGTACTATTTAGAAACCTACGAAGCCTGTAGAAAGGCCTTCTTATCTTATAAAAAACAGCTTAAATCTAAGTTTGAACGTTTTGACTATGAATGTCTGGAGATCCCAAAAGATGGGGGAGAGCTGGATGTTTATTATTTAGGAGAGAAGAAAAAGCCAGCAAAACGTCTGGTAGTCATGAGTTCAGGCATCCATGGAGTAGAAGGATTTGCAGGGTCTGCATTCCAACGCAGATGGATTGAGGAATTCCTACTCGATGATAAAAGCCCTTACAAACTTCCCAAAAATTCAGACTTTCTCATTTTGCATGGGATCAATGCGCACGGTTTCAAAAACTTCCTAAGAGTGAATGAAAGGAACGTAGACTTAAATCGTAACTTCGCATTAAAAAGAGAGAAGCTGCATAAGAAGTTCAAAAACAAAAAATACAGAAAGATCCAAAGTTTCTTAAATCCAGGTTCCGAGTTCGGTAATTTTTTATTTGAATATGTCTTCTTCATTATTCGGTTTTTGGGAGTGTTGATCCGCTTTGGCGCTAAGTATGTTTTGGATGCTGCAGTAAACGGGCAGTATGAATTCCCTAAAGGGATCTATTATGGCGGTAGAAAACCAGAGCCTGTGGTCCGAGTTCTAAGAAAGTATTTTAAAAAAGTTTTAAAACCTTATGATCGAATTTTGATCTTGGACTTCCATACAGGTTATGGGGCGAAGAATGGACTGAGCTTAATGCATAATGCTGAAAACGGTTCTAAGACGGATAAAAATCTCAAAAAAGTTTTCGGTGATTTCGGCCTGCTCTTAAATGAGGGAGAAGAGGATTTTTATAGAACCTCTGGAGATTTTACAGACTTCTTTGGAAAAGTTTTAGGAAAAGAAAAGGATCTATTTCCTCTCACAGTTGAGCTCGGGACTTTCGGAAATTTGAATGTGATGGGCGCTATCCGAGGAAGTTTCTTGATGATCAGCGAAAATCGAATTCGTTTCCATGGATCAAAATCCGAATCAGAAGCGGATAAAGTAAGAGAAGAATTTAAACAAATGTTTTATCCGAATCGAGAAGATTGGAGATTGGCCGCAATGGATCATGTTTTTGGAATTGTTCCGGAAGCAATTACCAGATTTTCTAAGTTATAA
- a CDS encoding GAF domain-containing SpoIIE family protein phosphatase, translating to MSIIDSEARKYKSLLNTSTILNANLDLYQLLPLIMLYSKDLLEAEASSLFLLEEKDGFLYCEVALGEKGEIVQKYARLEPGQGIAGWVAKEKKAIVLEDAYTDPRFNPALDQKTGFRTRSLACVPLYIGDKVIGTLEILNKSDNRSFESSDVEVLNSLSEMAAIAIKNAQAHETLKKRVLELRLLYEFEKLTVAEKSINELGNWLLDKVLEFLEAKAGTIYLADPTLEVLRVLAARGIPEDAIHNIQVPYGEGISGWVAKEKQSLLIQNLDEDPRYDKSAKYKFEANSLISAPLLFRGELLGVISVNNKYSGFAFTHADLEMLGAIANRLSVTIKNANLFHKVLDTDRELKRAREVMHKILPSSLPYVGGLEFGVQHIPYDNVGGDFYNILKLDENRSAVLIADVSGHGLSAAVVATVIHTVVNTFDSETLGSPSKFFTALNYALYNKLAGNFLTAFYGIVHTGTNTLSYTNAGHNPPILYRRSEGNSLHLETKGKLVGVIPDLFFEEYVTAFQPQDRLVLYTDGLTEHSNSDRTRRYSEDLLTLAVRNYSQSHSAEAAESLIKECRTYCHRSDFEDDVTLLIVDRV from the coding sequence ATGTCCATAATTGACTCGGAAGCCAGAAAATACAAAAGTCTACTGAATACGAGTACGATCCTAAACGCCAATCTGGACCTTTACCAACTTCTACCTTTGATCATGCTGTATTCCAAAGATCTGTTGGAAGCGGAAGCAAGTTCCCTATTTCTTTTAGAGGAGAAGGACGGATTTTTATACTGCGAAGTTGCCTTGGGTGAAAAAGGAGAGATCGTCCAAAAATATGCAAGGTTGGAACCTGGACAGGGAATCGCTGGCTGGGTAGCAAAAGAAAAAAAAGCAATCGTACTTGAAGACGCATATACGGACCCAAGATTCAATCCTGCTCTGGATCAAAAAACTGGATTTAGGACCAGATCACTTGCATGTGTTCCTTTATATATTGGGGACAAAGTTATCGGGACTCTTGAAATCCTGAACAAATCAGACAACAGAAGTTTTGAAAGCTCCGATGTAGAGGTGCTCAATTCACTTTCCGAGATGGCCGCAATCGCAATCAAAAATGCTCAGGCTCACGAAACTCTCAAAAAAAGAGTGTTAGAGCTCCGACTACTTTACGAATTCGAAAAATTAACAGTCGCAGAAAAGAGTATCAACGAATTAGGAAATTGGCTTTTAGACAAGGTACTCGAATTCTTAGAAGCAAAAGCAGGAACCATTTACTTAGCAGACCCTACTTTGGAAGTATTAAGAGTACTTGCTGCCAGAGGAATCCCAGAAGACGCAATCCATAATATACAAGTCCCTTACGGAGAAGGAATTTCAGGCTGGGTAGCAAAAGAAAAACAAAGCCTACTCATTCAAAACTTGGACGAAGATCCAAGATACGATAAAAGTGCTAAATATAAATTCGAAGCAAACTCTTTGATCTCGGCTCCCTTACTATTCAGGGGAGAATTATTGGGAGTTATCAGCGTAAATAATAAATACTCAGGATTTGCATTCACTCATGCAGATCTAGAAATGTTAGGCGCTATCGCAAACAGGCTGAGTGTTACTATCAAAAACGCAAATCTATTCCATAAAGTTTTAGATACTGATAGAGAGCTAAAACGTGCAAGAGAAGTAATGCATAAGATACTTCCTTCTAGTCTTCCTTATGTGGGTGGTTTGGAATTTGGAGTACAACATATCCCTTATGATAATGTTGGCGGAGACTTTTATAATATTCTAAAATTAGATGAGAACAGAAGCGCTGTTCTCATCGCAGATGTTTCCGGGCATGGACTTTCTGCAGCTGTTGTGGCCACAGTCATTCATACTGTAGTAAATACTTTCGACTCGGAAACATTAGGAAGCCCTTCTAAATTTTTCACTGCACTCAACTATGCATTGTATAATAAATTAGCAGGGAATTTCTTAACCGCTTTTTATGGAATTGTACATACAGGTACAAATACATTGTCTTATACGAATGCTGGTCATAATCCTCCAATTCTTTACAGAAGATCAGAAGGAAATTCCTTACATCTAGAAACAAAAGGAAAATTAGTCGGAGTGATCCCAGACCTATTCTTCGAAGAATATGTAACTGCTTTCCAACCACAAGATAGATTGGTATTATACACAGATGGACTCACAGAACATTCTAACTCTGACAGAACCAGAAGATATAGCGAAGACTTACTTACTCTAGCAGTCAGAAATTATTCTCAGTCACATTCAGCGGAAGCCGCAGAAAGTTTGATCAAAGAGTGTAGGACCTACTGCCATAGATCTGATTTTGAAGATGATGTTACTTTATTGATCGTAGACAGAGTTTAA